One part of the Prunus persica cultivar Lovell chromosome G5, Prunus_persica_NCBIv2, whole genome shotgun sequence genome encodes these proteins:
- the LOC18778044 gene encoding GTPase-activating protein gyp7 isoform X2: MITHQKPLMRALRRSHTSSNSSPPSSNSTSSPSSSSWIHLRSILLVVASSSSSPVSTDRGSLKSPWSRRRKKHALLPKQWKSFFTPDGKLTDGGLKFLKKVRSGGVDPRIRAEVWPFLLGVYNVNSSMEERESVKNEKRKEYENLRKQCRRILTNSDKSFKLNEASGNSSTEGSGDFSQVLDSSGQGDVASARESISTEGGNQLAKDPDKPVDHQGVQSSKSCEGDDEKSGVTCEDACAGGETESTDSDSSEDADITRPLLATEVTGENYVDDSAKESSSPSIIENKSKSHTAEDFATWQRIIRLDAVRANDEWIIYSPSQAAVSEIKAQRLAESVGLKDYDHLEPCRMFHASRLVAILEAYAVYDPEIGYCQGMSDLLTPIISVMEEDHEAFWCFVGFMKKARHNFRLDEAGIRRQLGLVSKIIKCKDVPLYRHLEKLQAEDCFFVYRMVVVLFRRELSFEDTLCLWEVMWADQAAIRAGIAKSAGGRMRLRAPPTDDLLLYAIAACVLQRRKLIIEKYSSMEEIMRECNSMAGRLDVWKLLDDAHDLVVNLHDKI; the protein is encoded by the exons ATGATTACGCATCAGAAACCCTTAATGAGAGCCCTACGGCGGAGTCACACTTCCTCTAATTCATCTCCACCGTCGTCAAATTCCACATCTTCACCGTCATCGTCGTCGTGGATTCATTTGCGATCGATTTTGTTAGTCGTTGCTTCCTCGTCTTCCTCACCAGTTTCCACTGATCG GGGTAGTCTTAAATCACCTTGGTCCCGTAGGAGAAAAAAACATGCCCTTCTACCCAAACAATGGAAAAGTTTTTTTACACCTGATGGGAAACTCACTGATGGCGGTCTCAAGTTTTTGAAGAAAGTTCGCAGTGGA GGTGTTGATCCAAGAATCCGAGCTGAAGTGTGGCCATTTCTTCTTGGagt CTATAACGTGAACAGTTCCATGGAAGAAAGAGAATCTGTTAAAAATGAGAAAAG AAAAGAATATGAGAACTTGCGGAAACAGTGCCGGAGAATTTTAACAAACAGTGATAAGAGCTTTAAGCTGAACGAAGCTTCTGGAAACAGTAGCACCGAGGGCAGTGGGGATTTCAGTCAAGTTTTAGATTCTTCTGGCCAAGGGGATGTTGCAAGTGCCAGGGAGTCCATTTCAACTGAGGGAGGAAACCAGTTGGCCAAGGATCCTGATAAGCCGGTTGACCATCAAGGTGTTCAGTCTTCTAAATCATGTGAAGGAGATGATGAGAAGAGTGGGGTCACCTGTGAAGATGCCTGTGCTGGCGGCGAGACAGAATCAACTGATTCTGATTCCTCTGAAGACGCTGATATCACTCGACCATTACTTGCCACTGAAGTAACTGGAGAAAATTATGTTGATGACAGTGCTAAGGAGAGCTCCTCTCCCTCCATTATAGAAAACAAGTCCAAATCCCACACAGCAGAAGATTTTGCCACATGGCAGAGGATCATCCGCCTTGATGCTGTGCGTGCAAATGATGAATGGATCATTTATTCACCATCACAGGCTGCTGTATCAGAGATCAAGGCACAAAGACTAGCTGAGAGTGTTGGGCTGAAGGATTACGATCACTTGGAGCCGTGCAGGATGTTTCACGCTTCTCGCCTGGTTGCAATCCTGGAAGCATATGCGGTGTATGATCCCGAGATTGGTTACTGCCAGGGTATGAGTGACCTACTTACTCCAATCATCTCAGTGATGGAAGAGGACCATGAAGCGTTCTGGTGCTTTGTGGGTTTTATGAAAAAGGCACGGCATAATTTCCGGCTGGATGAGGCTGGAATCCGAAGGCAGCTTGGCCTTGTTTCCAAGATTATCAAGTGCAAAGATGTTCCTCTCTACAGACACCTGGAGAAGCTTCAAGCGGAGGATTGCTTTTTTGTGTACAGAATGGTGGTGGTTCTCTTCAGGAGGGAGTTGAGCTTTGAGGACACTCTTTGCCTCTGGGAGGTAATGTGGGCAGACCAGGCTGCAATCAGAGCGGGGATTGCCAAGTCTGCTGGGGGGAGGATGAGACTAAGAGCCCCTCCTACCGATGATCTCTTGCTCTACGCAATAGCGGCCTGTGTGCTACAAAGAAGGAAGCTAATAATAGAGAAGTACAGCAGCATGGAAGAGATCATGAGGGAGTGCAATAGCATGGCTGGCCGTCTGGATGTTTGGAAACTTTTGGATGATGCCCATGACTTGGTGGTGAACCTTCATGACAAGATTTAG
- the LOC18778044 gene encoding GTPase-activating protein gyp7 isoform X1 yields the protein MLFGGGADGWKWIVFAEASTGGGGGGGRSGSLIGASVGGGSGFWSWTAPPNVGLAVAVTAMAGIALAATVVYSRRGSLKSPWSRRRKKHALLPKQWKSFFTPDGKLTDGGLKFLKKVRSGGVDPRIRAEVWPFLLGVYNVNSSMEERESVKNEKRKEYENLRKQCRRILTNSDKSFKLNEASGNSSTEGSGDFSQVLDSSGQGDVASARESISTEGGNQLAKDPDKPVDHQGVQSSKSCEGDDEKSGVTCEDACAGGETESTDSDSSEDADITRPLLATEVTGENYVDDSAKESSSPSIIENKSKSHTAEDFATWQRIIRLDAVRANDEWIIYSPSQAAVSEIKAQRLAESVGLKDYDHLEPCRMFHASRLVAILEAYAVYDPEIGYCQGMSDLLTPIISVMEEDHEAFWCFVGFMKKARHNFRLDEAGIRRQLGLVSKIIKCKDVPLYRHLEKLQAEDCFFVYRMVVVLFRRELSFEDTLCLWEVMWADQAAIRAGIAKSAGGRMRLRAPPTDDLLLYAIAACVLQRRKLIIEKYSSMEEIMRECNSMAGRLDVWKLLDDAHDLVVNLHDKI from the exons ATGCTCTTCGGCGGTGGAGCCGATGGTTGGAAATGGATCGTGTTCGCGGAGGCTAGCaccggcggcggcggcggcggtgGGAGAAGCGGTTCGCTCATCGGCGCCAGCGTCGGTGGCGGAAGCGGCTTCTGGTCTTGGACTGCACCCCCCAATGTCGGCTTAGCCGTCGCCGTCACGGCCATGGCCGGTATCGCCTTGGCCGCGACAGTCGTCTACTCTCGTAg GGGTAGTCTTAAATCACCTTGGTCCCGTAGGAGAAAAAAACATGCCCTTCTACCCAAACAATGGAAAAGTTTTTTTACACCTGATGGGAAACTCACTGATGGCGGTCTCAAGTTTTTGAAGAAAGTTCGCAGTGGA GGTGTTGATCCAAGAATCCGAGCTGAAGTGTGGCCATTTCTTCTTGGagt CTATAACGTGAACAGTTCCATGGAAGAAAGAGAATCTGTTAAAAATGAGAAAAG AAAAGAATATGAGAACTTGCGGAAACAGTGCCGGAGAATTTTAACAAACAGTGATAAGAGCTTTAAGCTGAACGAAGCTTCTGGAAACAGTAGCACCGAGGGCAGTGGGGATTTCAGTCAAGTTTTAGATTCTTCTGGCCAAGGGGATGTTGCAAGTGCCAGGGAGTCCATTTCAACTGAGGGAGGAAACCAGTTGGCCAAGGATCCTGATAAGCCGGTTGACCATCAAGGTGTTCAGTCTTCTAAATCATGTGAAGGAGATGATGAGAAGAGTGGGGTCACCTGTGAAGATGCCTGTGCTGGCGGCGAGACAGAATCAACTGATTCTGATTCCTCTGAAGACGCTGATATCACTCGACCATTACTTGCCACTGAAGTAACTGGAGAAAATTATGTTGATGACAGTGCTAAGGAGAGCTCCTCTCCCTCCATTATAGAAAACAAGTCCAAATCCCACACAGCAGAAGATTTTGCCACATGGCAGAGGATCATCCGCCTTGATGCTGTGCGTGCAAATGATGAATGGATCATTTATTCACCATCACAGGCTGCTGTATCAGAGATCAAGGCACAAAGACTAGCTGAGAGTGTTGGGCTGAAGGATTACGATCACTTGGAGCCGTGCAGGATGTTTCACGCTTCTCGCCTGGTTGCAATCCTGGAAGCATATGCGGTGTATGATCCCGAGATTGGTTACTGCCAGGGTATGAGTGACCTACTTACTCCAATCATCTCAGTGATGGAAGAGGACCATGAAGCGTTCTGGTGCTTTGTGGGTTTTATGAAAAAGGCACGGCATAATTTCCGGCTGGATGAGGCTGGAATCCGAAGGCAGCTTGGCCTTGTTTCCAAGATTATCAAGTGCAAAGATGTTCCTCTCTACAGACACCTGGAGAAGCTTCAAGCGGAGGATTGCTTTTTTGTGTACAGAATGGTGGTGGTTCTCTTCAGGAGGGAGTTGAGCTTTGAGGACACTCTTTGCCTCTGGGAGGTAATGTGGGCAGACCAGGCTGCAATCAGAGCGGGGATTGCCAAGTCTGCTGGGGGGAGGATGAGACTAAGAGCCCCTCCTACCGATGATCTCTTGCTCTACGCAATAGCGGCCTGTGTGCTACAAAGAAGGAAGCTAATAATAGAGAAGTACAGCAGCATGGAAGAGATCATGAGGGAGTGCAATAGCATGGCTGGCCGTCTGGATGTTTGGAAACTTTTGGATGATGCCCATGACTTGGTGGTGAACCTTCATGACAAGATTTAG